A single Vigna radiata var. radiata cultivar VC1973A chromosome 8, Vradiata_ver6, whole genome shotgun sequence DNA region contains:
- the LOC106770431 gene encoding transcription factor bHLH83-like isoform X3, with protein MEEQSNEENPVQLTSCDNGGTANDVSHSAEGHLIPNPKFFIAASSGRNESHWTCFPKPSHNYVKYLSESSTYLPNTSTDYMMGGSYLPVGSITDGNVVNGSDRNFFYNDPGKVCAFKPIGSSSNDLEIKKVGFWRADEGEEVIKVETESSQNFLYAESHPLWTADSLGDKHNALHDSMVMVGAPASLPKSGSSSSKEKARVTDRQRRQRIADNLKALHELLPNPAEGSQAYILDDIIDYVKYLQLQIKEQSGSRLQEESTGIPLVFHEGYGHYINQKMLNEPLEEIMGKLLEEHYAAAGQLLESKGLFLLPMALVDDLNEAMQTFGESALNA; from the exons ATGGAAGAGCAAAGTAATGAAGAGAACCCTGTGCAACTAACATCCTGTGACAATGGGGGCACAGCCAATGATGTCTCTCACTCAGCTGAGGGTCATCTCATTCCCAACCCAAAATTTTTCATTGCAGCATCATCTGGAAGAAATGAGAGCCACTGGACTTGCTTTCCAAAACCATCCCATAACTATGTTAAGTATCTTTCAGAATCCTCAACTTATCTGCCAAACACTTCCACTGATTACATGATGGGAGGTAGTTATCTACCTGTTGGCAGCATCACTGATGGCAACGTGGTTAATGGATCAGACAGAAACTTCTTTTACAATGATCCAGGGAAAGTTTGCGCCTTTAAGCCTATTGGTTCTTCAAGTAATGACCTTGAGATTAAGAAG GTGGGGTTTTGGAGGGCTGATGAAGGAGAGGAAGTGATTAAAGTTGAAACTGAAAGTagtcaaaattttctttatgcTGAG AGTCATCCTTTATGGACAGCAGATTCTCTTGGAGATAAGCATAATGCTTTACATGATTCAATGGTAATGGTTGGTGCACCTGCTTCACTTCCCAAATCAGGATCCAGCTCCTCAAAAGAGAAAGCACGTGTCACTGACCGT CAACGCAGGCAACGTATCGCTGATAACCTCAAAGCCTTACATGAATTGCTTCCAAATCCAGCAGAG GGAAGTCAAGCATACATACTGGACGATATTATTGACTATGTCAAATATTTACAGCTTCAAATAAAG GAACAAAGTGGAAGTAGATTGCAAGAAGAATCAACTGGTATACCACTAGTTTTTCATGAG GGTTACGGTCATTATATCAACCAAAAGATGCTGAATGAACCCCTTGAGGAGATAATGGGGAAACTACTTGAAGAACATTATGCAGCAGCTGGTCAGCTACTAGAGAGCAAGGGTCTTTTCCTGCTGCCTATGGCTTTGGTTGATGATTTGAATGAGGCTATGCAAACGTTTGGCGAGAGTGCTCTA AATGCTTGA
- the LOC106770431 gene encoding transcription factor bHLH83-like isoform X1, whose product MEEQSNEENPVQLTSCDNGGTANDVSHSAEGHLIPNPKFFIAASSGRNESHWTCFPKPSHNYVKYLSESSTYLPNTSTDYMMGGSYLPVGSITDGNVVNGSDRNFFYNDPGKVCAFKPIGSSSNDLEIKKQVGFWRADEGEEVIKVETESSQNFLYAESHPLWTADSLGDKHNALHDSMVMVGAPASLPKSGSSSSKEKARVTDRQRRQRIADNLKALHELLPNPAEGSQAYILDDIIDYVKYLQLQIKEQSGSRLQEESTGIPLVFHEGYGHYINQKMLNEPLEEIMGKLLEEHYAAAGQLLESKGLFLLPMALVDDLNEAMQTFGESALNA is encoded by the exons ATGGAAGAGCAAAGTAATGAAGAGAACCCTGTGCAACTAACATCCTGTGACAATGGGGGCACAGCCAATGATGTCTCTCACTCAGCTGAGGGTCATCTCATTCCCAACCCAAAATTTTTCATTGCAGCATCATCTGGAAGAAATGAGAGCCACTGGACTTGCTTTCCAAAACCATCCCATAACTATGTTAAGTATCTTTCAGAATCCTCAACTTATCTGCCAAACACTTCCACTGATTACATGATGGGAGGTAGTTATCTACCTGTTGGCAGCATCACTGATGGCAACGTGGTTAATGGATCAGACAGAAACTTCTTTTACAATGATCCAGGGAAAGTTTGCGCCTTTAAGCCTATTGGTTCTTCAAGTAATGACCTTGAGATTAAGAAG CAGGTGGGGTTTTGGAGGGCTGATGAAGGAGAGGAAGTGATTAAAGTTGAAACTGAAAGTagtcaaaattttctttatgcTGAG AGTCATCCTTTATGGACAGCAGATTCTCTTGGAGATAAGCATAATGCTTTACATGATTCAATGGTAATGGTTGGTGCACCTGCTTCACTTCCCAAATCAGGATCCAGCTCCTCAAAAGAGAAAGCACGTGTCACTGACCGT CAACGCAGGCAACGTATCGCTGATAACCTCAAAGCCTTACATGAATTGCTTCCAAATCCAGCAGAG GGAAGTCAAGCATACATACTGGACGATATTATTGACTATGTCAAATATTTACAGCTTCAAATAAAG GAACAAAGTGGAAGTAGATTGCAAGAAGAATCAACTGGTATACCACTAGTTTTTCATGAG GGTTACGGTCATTATATCAACCAAAAGATGCTGAATGAACCCCTTGAGGAGATAATGGGGAAACTACTTGAAGAACATTATGCAGCAGCTGGTCAGCTACTAGAGAGCAAGGGTCTTTTCCTGCTGCCTATGGCTTTGGTTGATGATTTGAATGAGGCTATGCAAACGTTTGGCGAGAGTGCTCTA AATGCTTGA
- the LOC106770431 gene encoding transcription factor bHLH83-like isoform X2 → MEEQSNEENPVQLTSCDNGGTANDVSHSAEGHLIPNPKFFIAASSGRNESHWTCFPKPSHNYVKYLSESSTYLPNTSTDYMMGGSYLPVGSITDGNVVNGSDRNFFYNDPGKVCAFKPIGSSSNDLEIKKQVGFWRADEGEEVIKVETESSQNFLYAESHPLWTADSLGDKHNALHDSMVMVGAPASLPKSGSSSSKEKARVTDRQRRQRIADNLKALHELLPNPAEGSQAYILDDIIDYVKYLQLQIKEQSGSRLQEESTGIPLVFHEGYGHYINQKMLNEPLEEIMGKLLEEHYAAAGQLLESKGLFLLPMALVDDLNEAMQTFGESALV, encoded by the exons ATGGAAGAGCAAAGTAATGAAGAGAACCCTGTGCAACTAACATCCTGTGACAATGGGGGCACAGCCAATGATGTCTCTCACTCAGCTGAGGGTCATCTCATTCCCAACCCAAAATTTTTCATTGCAGCATCATCTGGAAGAAATGAGAGCCACTGGACTTGCTTTCCAAAACCATCCCATAACTATGTTAAGTATCTTTCAGAATCCTCAACTTATCTGCCAAACACTTCCACTGATTACATGATGGGAGGTAGTTATCTACCTGTTGGCAGCATCACTGATGGCAACGTGGTTAATGGATCAGACAGAAACTTCTTTTACAATGATCCAGGGAAAGTTTGCGCCTTTAAGCCTATTGGTTCTTCAAGTAATGACCTTGAGATTAAGAAG CAGGTGGGGTTTTGGAGGGCTGATGAAGGAGAGGAAGTGATTAAAGTTGAAACTGAAAGTagtcaaaattttctttatgcTGAG AGTCATCCTTTATGGACAGCAGATTCTCTTGGAGATAAGCATAATGCTTTACATGATTCAATGGTAATGGTTGGTGCACCTGCTTCACTTCCCAAATCAGGATCCAGCTCCTCAAAAGAGAAAGCACGTGTCACTGACCGT CAACGCAGGCAACGTATCGCTGATAACCTCAAAGCCTTACATGAATTGCTTCCAAATCCAGCAGAG GGAAGTCAAGCATACATACTGGACGATATTATTGACTATGTCAAATATTTACAGCTTCAAATAAAG GAACAAAGTGGAAGTAGATTGCAAGAAGAATCAACTGGTATACCACTAGTTTTTCATGAG GGTTACGGTCATTATATCAACCAAAAGATGCTGAATGAACCCCTTGAGGAGATAATGGGGAAACTACTTGAAGAACATTATGCAGCAGCTGGTCAGCTACTAGAGAGCAAGGGTCTTTTCCTGCTGCCTATGGCTTTGGTTGATGATTTGAATGAGGCTATGCAAACGTTTGGCGAGAGTGCTCTAGTATGA